One genomic window of Aethina tumida isolate Nest 87 chromosome 3, icAetTumi1.1, whole genome shotgun sequence includes the following:
- the LOC109601352 gene encoding adult-specific cuticular protein ACP-20-like encodes MNTFTVTLVLVIVGAAFATHHHDHHVPAHYKFEYGVHDPHTHDIKSQHEHRDGHNVKGGYTLKEADGTTRVVEYVADHKGGFQAIVKRIGHAQHPAHYGHGHHGHHGGVGGTSWVGVTHYGYQGHH; translated from the exons atgaatACTTTTACT GTAACTCTTGTCTTAGTCATTGTGGGTGCAGCATTTGCAACTCACCATCATGATCACCAT GTTCCTGCTCATTACAAATTCGAGTATGGAGTCCACGACCCTCACACTCATGACATTAAATCCCAGCACGAGCACAGAGACGGTCATAACGTAAAAGGAGGATACACCTTGAAAGAAGCTGATGGTACTACTCGTGTTGTCGAGTACGTTGCGGATCACAAAGGAGGTTTCCAAGCTATTGTCAAACGTATTGGTCATGCTCAACACCCGGCTCACTATGGTCACGGTCATCACGGTCATCATGGAGGCGTTGGTGGTACTAGTTGGGTTGGAGTCACTCATTATGGATATCAAGGACACcactaa
- the LOC109601353 gene encoding cuticle protein 19-like: MRQSTVFVAAKFLILVFAAVTYAGHGHHGEDNGPAYYKFEYGVHDPHTHDIKSQHEHRDGHNVKGGYTMKEADGTTRVVEYVADHKGGFQAVVKRIGEAQHPAVYGHGHHKKEHHGPGGTSYVGVTHYGYKH; the protein is encoded by the exons ATGAGACAATCCACCGTTTTTGTTGCAGCcaag TTCCTCATTTTGGTGTTTGCCGCAGTCACATATGCTGGTCATGGTCATCATGGAGAAGACAAC gGTCCCGCTTATTACAAATTCGAATATGGAGTGCATGATCCGCACACCCACGACATCAAATCCCAACACGAGCACAGAGACGGTCACAACGTGAAAGGAGGATACACCATGAAGGAGGCTGACGGCACTACTCGAGTTGTCGAATACGTTGCTGATCACAAAGGGGGTTTCCAGGCTGTCGTCAAAAGAATTGGGGAAGCTCAACATCCAGCTGTTTACGGACATGGTCATCACAAGAAGGAACACCATGGTCCTGGTGGTACCAGCTATGTTGGTGTCACTCATTATGGATACAAGCACTGA
- the LOC109601361 gene encoding protein atonal-like gives MESPDYSYLYMLTTPQSVNSEWGSASSTSSYDSYGDEHYQPACISPDPIGRAKTRVTPLVLRKRRLAANARERRRMQNLNQAFDRLRTFLPQLGQDRQLSKYETLQMAQTYITALYDLLDQRPVQ, from the coding sequence ATGGAATCGCCAGACTACAGTTACTTGTACATGTTAACCACCCCGCAGAGTGTCAACAGTGAATGGGGTTCGGCTTCTTCCACGTCCAGTTACGACAGTTACGGGGATGAACACTATCAGCCAGCTTGTATCAGCCCCGACCCGATTGGGAGAGCTAAAACGCGTGTGACTCCCTTAGTGCTACGCAAAAGACGTCTCGCTGCCAATGCCAGGGAACGCAGGAGGATGCAGAATCTGAATCAGGCGTTTGATCGTCTTAGAACGTTCCTTCCTCAGCTGGGACAAGACAGACAATTGTCCAAGTACGAGACCCTCCAAATGGCCCAGACTTACATCACCGCGCTCTACGATTTGCTGGATCAAAGACCGGTGCAGTAG